The Lucilia cuprina isolate Lc7/37 chromosome 5, ASM2204524v1, whole genome shotgun sequence genome includes a window with the following:
- the LOC111676890 gene encoding bifunctional peptidase and arginyl-hydroxylase JMJD5 isoform X2, which translates to MFFNNEDINKICLKENEANYILKKASIDLLANSLDKETSPDEIEETAFLVQSLVDKCWERIHTGHFSKVPLEIRKIYALACYFKILLLLIESTDSRQLEKCSVLLDDAILIGCTQDIYDKSQQFKDILIEILDKHLDPCHDLKLSIIDNPPRLNINCDILQLNKPSVLEFKQKCFDRQQPALLLNTFQHWPALEKWRDLNYILKIAGNRTVPIEIGSNYANDEWSQQLMKIKDFLKRQFSHNSEQSTDIEYLAQHELFEQIPQLKKDFSIPDYCSIGNSKEAIDIKAWLGPKGTISPLHYDPKHNLLCQVFGSKSIILASPEDTPNLYPYEGEFLQNTSQIDAKNLDVEQFPRLEKVKFYYLTLQPGDCLYMPPKWWHYVQSNSPSFSVSFWWE; encoded by the exons ATGTTCTTTAATAACG aagatattaataaaatttgtttaaaagaaaacgaagcgaattatattttaaagaaagctAGTATTGATTTATTAGCCAACAGTCTGGACAAAGAAACTTCACCGGATGAAATCGAAGAGACAGCATTTTTGGTGCAATCATTAGTGGATAAATGTTGGGAACGTATACATACCGGTCATTTTAGTAAAGTGCCACTGGAAATACGTAAAATCTATGCCTTAGCTTGTTACTTTAAG atATTGTTGCTACTAATTGAAAGTACGGATTCCAGGCAATTGGAAAAATGTAGTGTGCTATTAGATGATGCAATTTTAATAGGCTGTACACAAGATATTTATGACAAAAGTCAGCAATTTAAAGATATTCTAATTGAAATCTTGGACAAACATTTAG ATCCCTGCCATGACTTAAAATTATCGATTATAGATAATCCTCCTAGGCTCAATATCAACTGTGATATTTTACAACTCAACAAACCCTCGGTGCTGGAATTTAAACAGAAATGTTTTGATAGACAACAGCCTGCTCTACTACTTAATACTTTCCAACATTGGCCTGCTCTTGAAAAATGGCGagatttaaattatatactcAAAATAGCTGGCAATCGTACGGTACCTATAGAAATTGGTTCCAACTATGCTAATGATGAATGGTCACaacaattaatgaaaattaaagattttcttaaaagacAATTTAGCCACAATAGTGAACAGTCAACGGACATAGAATATTTAGCACAACATGAATTATTCGAACAAATTCCACAACTCAAAAAAGATTTCTCTATACCGGACTATTGCTCGATTGGCAACAGTAAAGAAGCAATTGATATTAAGGCTTGGTTGGGTCCCAAAGGCACCATATCTCCCCTGCACTATGATCCCAAACATAATTTACTTTGTCAGGTGTTTGGTAGCAAATCTATTATATTAGCTTCACCCGAAGATACACCGAACTTATATCCTTACGAAGGagagtttttacaaaatacttcACAAATtgatgctaaaaatttagatgTTGAACAGTTTCCCCGTTTAGAAAaggtgaaattttattatttgactTTACAGCCGGGCGACTGTTTGTATATGCCTCCGAAATGGTGGCATTATGTACAATCGAATAGTCCAAGTTTTTCAGTTAGTTTTTGGTGGGAGTAA
- the LOC111676890 gene encoding bifunctional peptidase and arginyl-hydroxylase JMJD5 isoform X1: protein MQENITNLLNLLPNLEDINKICLKENEANYILKKASIDLLANSLDKETSPDEIEETAFLVQSLVDKCWERIHTGHFSKVPLEIRKIYALACYFKILLLLIESTDSRQLEKCSVLLDDAILIGCTQDIYDKSQQFKDILIEILDKHLDPCHDLKLSIIDNPPRLNINCDILQLNKPSVLEFKQKCFDRQQPALLLNTFQHWPALEKWRDLNYILKIAGNRTVPIEIGSNYANDEWSQQLMKIKDFLKRQFSHNSEQSTDIEYLAQHELFEQIPQLKKDFSIPDYCSIGNSKEAIDIKAWLGPKGTISPLHYDPKHNLLCQVFGSKSIILASPEDTPNLYPYEGEFLQNTSQIDAKNLDVEQFPRLEKVKFYYLTLQPGDCLYMPPKWWHYVQSNSPSFSVSFWWE, encoded by the exons atgcaggaaaatataacaaatttattaaatttactgcCTAATTTAgaagatattaataaaatttgtttaaaagaaaacgaagcgaattatattttaaagaaagctAGTATTGATTTATTAGCCAACAGTCTGGACAAAGAAACTTCACCGGATGAAATCGAAGAGACAGCATTTTTGGTGCAATCATTAGTGGATAAATGTTGGGAACGTATACATACCGGTCATTTTAGTAAAGTGCCACTGGAAATACGTAAAATCTATGCCTTAGCTTGTTACTTTAAG atATTGTTGCTACTAATTGAAAGTACGGATTCCAGGCAATTGGAAAAATGTAGTGTGCTATTAGATGATGCAATTTTAATAGGCTGTACACAAGATATTTATGACAAAAGTCAGCAATTTAAAGATATTCTAATTGAAATCTTGGACAAACATTTAG ATCCCTGCCATGACTTAAAATTATCGATTATAGATAATCCTCCTAGGCTCAATATCAACTGTGATATTTTACAACTCAACAAACCCTCGGTGCTGGAATTTAAACAGAAATGTTTTGATAGACAACAGCCTGCTCTACTACTTAATACTTTCCAACATTGGCCTGCTCTTGAAAAATGGCGagatttaaattatatactcAAAATAGCTGGCAATCGTACGGTACCTATAGAAATTGGTTCCAACTATGCTAATGATGAATGGTCACaacaattaatgaaaattaaagattttcttaaaagacAATTTAGCCACAATAGTGAACAGTCAACGGACATAGAATATTTAGCACAACATGAATTATTCGAACAAATTCCACAACTCAAAAAAGATTTCTCTATACCGGACTATTGCTCGATTGGCAACAGTAAAGAAGCAATTGATATTAAGGCTTGGTTGGGTCCCAAAGGCACCATATCTCCCCTGCACTATGATCCCAAACATAATTTACTTTGTCAGGTGTTTGGTAGCAAATCTATTATATTAGCTTCACCCGAAGATACACCGAACTTATATCCTTACGAAGGagagtttttacaaaatacttcACAAATtgatgctaaaaatttagatgTTGAACAGTTTCCCCGTTTAGAAAaggtgaaattttattatttgactTTACAGCCGGGCGACTGTTTGTATATGCCTCCGAAATGGTGGCATTATGTACAATCGAATAGTCCAAGTTTTTCAGTTAGTTTTTGGTGGGAGTAA